The following proteins come from a genomic window of Anguilla rostrata isolate EN2019 chromosome 17, ASM1855537v3, whole genome shotgun sequence:
- the asb16 gene encoding ankyrin repeat and SOCS box protein 16, which yields MSKDTFAFSSASLRSLRLEQQLQDWEDARRALAHRRTLTRAPLPPAPRMPDHRRNQQATPTRTQQCCRDPAVHNTFLSGDITRVYAVLQDPSMVNALMETVQEEMVWAPEMGMWTMASKAKQTSALRLAAGRGHAACVEELLFRGAEADASPGGSTALHDACAGGHAACVQLLLAHGADPDRLAAADGSAPLHLCRTPQSLECARVLLEVGGASVNARSRDGELTPLHVAARRGLEEHVALLLSRGADVSARNREGETPLNAACAGAERPAESARYLGAARRLLAAGADPRTAGRKRHTPLHNACANCSAPIAHALLQHGASANAANCAGYTPMDCLLQVVEDFPDQQPEEVARWLLNYGAQPASPKMLKLCYLSPPTLEVMLNSYTVVPPCEDWIGSVPEELLKEHAPLFESAWLTSGQPRTLQHLCRCALRRHLGALCHSAVAELDIPSSLREYLLLAPEGRLH from the exons ATGTCCAAAGACACGTTTGCCTTCAGCTCGGCCTCCCTGCGCTCCCTGCGGCTGGAGCAGCAGCTCCAGGACTGGGAGGACGCCCGCCGGGCGCTGGCGCATCGGAGGACGCTGACGAGGGCGCCCTTGCCGCCGGCCCCCAGGATGCCGGATCATCGCCGGAATCAGCAGGCGACACCGACCAGGACACAACAGTGCTGCCGCGATCCCGCTGTGCACAACACTTTCCTGAGCGGTGACATCACCAGGGTGTACGCCGTCCTCCAGGACCCGTCCATGGTCAACGCCCTGATGGAGACGGTGCAGGAGGAGATGGTGTGGGCGCCAGAGATGG GAATGTGGACCATGGCCTCCAAGGCGAAGCAGACGTCGGCGCTGCGTCTGGCGGCGGGCCGGGGCCACGCGGCCTGCGTGGAGGAGCTGCTGTTCCGCGGCGCGGAGGCGGACGCCAGCCCCGGCGGGAGCACGGCGCTGCACGACGCCTGCGCGGGCGGACACGCGGCCTGCGTCCAGCTGCTGCTCGCTCACGGCGCCGACCCCGACCGGCTCGCCGCCGCCGACGGCAGCGCTCCCCTGCACCTCTGCCGAACCCCGCAGAGCTTAGA GTGCGCCCGGGTGCTGctggaggtgggcggggcctcggtGAACGCGCGCTCGCGGGACGGCGAGCTGACGCCGCTGCACGtggcggcgcggcgcgggctGGAGGAGCACGTGGCGCTGCTGCTGAGCCGCGGCGCCGACGTGTCCGCGCGGAACCGCGAGGGCGAGACGCCGCTCAACGCGGCCTGCGCGGGGGCCGAGCGCCCGGCCGAGAGCGCCCGCTACCTGGGCGCGGCCCGGAGGCTGCTGGCGGCCGGCGCCGACCCGCGCACCGCCGGGAGGAAGAGGCACACGCCCCTGCACAACGCCTGCGCCAACTGCAGCGCGCCCATCGCCCACGCGCTGCTGCAGCACGGCGCCAGCGCCAACGCGGCTAACTGCGCGGGCTACACGCCCATGGACTGCCTCCTGCAG GTGGTGGAGGACTTCCCAGATCAGCAGccggaggaggtggcacgctggcTGCTTAACTATGGGGCCCAGCCTGCATCGCccaag atGCTGAAGCTCTGCTATCTCTCCCCTCCGACGCTGGAGGTGATGCTGAACTCCTACACCGTTGTTCCTCCGTGCGAGGACTGGATTGGCTCTGTACCCGAGGAGCTGCTGAAG GAGCACGCGCCGCTCTTCGAGTCCGCGTGGCTAACGAGCGGCCAGCCGCGGACCCTGCAGCACCTCTGCCGCTGCGCCCTGCGCCGCCACCTGGGGGCGCTGTGCCACTCCGCCGTAGCCGAGCTGGACATCCCGTCCTCGCTCAGAGAGTACCTCCTGCTGGCCCCAGAGGGGCGGCTGCATTGA
- the hrob gene encoding homologous recombination OB-fold protein, translating to MTTMACKWNGIFNVGEDFDDEDLLKADWDVATDPVFTAPVTVTGASCRLRDLTATSVPATEAGHGDSHNLQGNGPYPASTADKTVYRIKYLSNSTAPPVPSCPPPPPACPKFQRGTAGVGRPPSSAPAPIDRLPDPFPDDFDDWDVDLEDLDEAFQQQGAGPTVAPPPSAQSSSDCVSPAKRMCLSERGGGAQPCVRLRDPAHASRPPPQPVGATEPRPPFAVPGGASPRPVLRPPAPPPSSGGAAAPSSSSHPGHVTPRPLRPPPRRQTPGPAGRVPGCPSYGTASPSPPAVAPSPLRAPVFTNHLAQLVSAANKTPQELRPCQAPPKTRRFPGPAGLLPQQLHGRSLDDIVVSVPQTPTHGAVARLPSQMPSSQASEDEDFAGGPWAAMRAEMGLDERNPACFLHSYSVAMVLRKAALKQLAKNKVPNMAVMVKSLTHTHADARAVFRDPTGEIRGTVHRRLLEDRQGELKTGAVLLLKQVGVFSPSHRNHYLNVTPNNLLRIYSPDRTTWSSTQLSHHSQEGPIPQLEQTSWPPGGAISNMELQFEDEDECSEGLPESAGPEGVKDLAWETDDLDRLLGELPEDSYTL from the exons ATGACTACGATG gCATGCAAGTGGAATGGCATTTTTAACGTGGGCGAGGACTTCGACGATGAG GATTTGCTGAAGGCGGACTGGGACGTTGCAACAGACCCTGTATTTACTGCTCCTGTCACTGTTACTGGTGCCTCTTGTCGACTCAGAGACCTGACCGCCACCAGCGTCCCGGCAACAGAGGCGGGGCATGGAGACTCCCACAACCTGCAGGGGAATGGCCCATACCCAGCCAGCACCGCTGACAAAACTGTTTACAGAATAAAGTACCTTTCCAATTCTACAGCACCCCCTGTCCCTTCCTGcccgcccccacctcctgcCTGTCCCAAATTCCAGAGAGGGACAGCGGGTGTTGGCCGGCCCCCAAGCTCTGCTCCAGCGCCTATCGACCGGCTGCCGGACCCCTTCCCTGATGACTTTGACGACTGGGACGTGGACCTGGAGGATCTGGACGAAGCGTTTcagcagcagggggcggggcctactGTGGCACCGCCCCCCTCAGCACAGTCCTCCTCAGACTGCGTGTCTCCAGCTAAGCGGATGTGCCTGTcggagagagggggcggagcgcAGCCGTGCGTCCGTCTCCGAGACCCCGCCCACGCGAGCCggccccctccccagcccgtCGGCGCGACGGAACCGAGGCCCCCCTTCGCCGTCCCCGGGGGCGCCTCTCCTCGTCCCGTCctgcgcccccccgcccccccgccgtcCTCCGGAGGCGCGGccgccccctcttcctcctcccacCCGGGTCACGTGACTCCCAGGCCGCTGCGACCGCCGCCCCGTCGCCAGACGCCCGGACCCGCCGGGCGTGTCCCCGGCTGCCCCTCCTACGGCACagcgtccccgtccccccccgccgtggcccccagccccctgcgCGCGCCCGTCTTCACCAACCACCTGGCGCAGCTGGTGTCCGCCGCCAACAAGACGCCCCAGGAGCTCCGCCCCTGCCAGGCTCCGCCCAAAACCCGCCGCTTCCCCGGTCCCGCGGGGCTTCTGCCTCAGCAG CTTCATGGGCGGAGCCTGGATGACATCGTGGTGTCCGTCCCGCAGACGCCCACTCACGGCGCCGTGGCCCGACTGCCCAGCCAG atgccCAGCTCTCAGGCGTCTGAGGACGAGGACTTCGCCGGGGGCCCGTGGGCCGCCATGAGGGCCGAGATGGGATTGGACGAGAGGAACCCCGCCTGCTTCCTGCACTCCTACAGTGTCGCCATGGTGCTGCGGAAG GCGGCGCTGAAACAGCTGGCCAAGAACAAGGTGCCCAACATGGCGGTGATGGTGAAGAGCCTGACGCACACGCACGCCGACGCCAGGGCCGTCTTCAGAGACCCCACAG GGGAGATTCGGGGCACTGTGCACCGGCGCCTCCTGGAGGACAGACAGGGTGAGCTGAAGACTGGCGCCGTGCTGCTACTCAAACAa GTGGGcgtgttctctccctcccaccgcAACCACTACCTGAACGTCACGCCCAACAACCTGCTCAGGATCTACTCTCCGGACAGAACCACCTGGTCCTCCACGCAGCTATCCCATCATTCCCAA GAAGGGCCTATTCCTCAGCTTGAACAGACCTcctggccaccagggggcgccatcTCAAACATGGAGCTCCAGTTCGAGGATGAGGACGAGTGCAGTGAAGGGCTGCCGGAGTCCGCCGGGCCCGAGGGAGTGAAGGATTTGGCGTGGGAAACAG ATGATCTGGACAGACTGCTGGGCGAGCTTCCGGAAGATTCTTACACCCTCTGA